A genomic window from Planctomycetaceae bacterium includes:
- a CDS encoding cation:proton antiporter, which yields MPDAPLIEQSPESILLAIAAIFVLGVGSQWLASRLKVPSILLLLATGILAGPVLGLIDPDNLFRELLLPTVSLAVAVVLFEGSLSLRLSDLKAIGQPLVMLLSVGVGVTWILCTSAAVVVLQFELLPALLLGAILTVTGPTVIGPMLREIRPTGQVGPISRWEGIVVDPIGAVLAVLVFSTQAAVRTERFQDAVRIASGGFLLTTLIGIIVGLTAATLLKEMLRRHLIADHLQSPFALMIVVAAFTASNVLHHESGLVTVTVMGVVLANQHTISIRHIVEFKENLSVLLISSLFILLSARLNLQDFTSLGWRGPAFVAFVILVARPISVMLSTFGSGLKMNERLFLSWLAPRGIVAAAVASVFALELGPGTGLVPAVFLVIVGTVLVYGLTAGPVARRLGLSVSDPQGVLIASAHPGARAIAKVLASQGIAVRLVDTNAYNLRQARMEGMQTLNANVLSDSVLEILDLGGIGRLFALTPNDEVNSLACDHFTELFGRKEVYRLSVSRARSQRQDKSAEVLSGRVLFDNAATYEALDLRFAAGAVVKATKLTNEFGLNDLLQRYGDSALILFAIDDKGKMIVCTADLETTFHAGQTIIALVDEQANDKATATSR from the coding sequence GTGCCCGACGCTCCCTTGATCGAACAGTCCCCGGAATCCATTCTGCTGGCCATTGCCGCGATTTTTGTGCTGGGTGTCGGCAGTCAGTGGCTGGCATCCCGTCTGAAGGTGCCTTCAATTCTGTTGCTGCTGGCAACCGGAATTCTGGCCGGTCCGGTGCTGGGACTGATCGATCCCGACAATTTGTTTCGGGAACTGTTGCTGCCGACAGTGTCGCTGGCTGTTGCCGTTGTGCTGTTTGAAGGCAGCCTGAGTCTGCGGTTGTCTGACCTGAAAGCGATCGGCCAGCCGCTGGTGATGCTGTTGTCGGTGGGCGTCGGCGTCACGTGGATTCTGTGTACCAGTGCCGCAGTGGTCGTACTGCAGTTTGAACTGCTGCCGGCGCTGCTGTTGGGGGCGATCCTGACAGTGACCGGCCCCACAGTTATCGGCCCGATGCTTCGCGAGATTCGTCCGACCGGACAGGTCGGCCCGATTTCGCGGTGGGAAGGCATTGTCGTTGACCCCATCGGCGCTGTTCTGGCAGTGCTGGTCTTCAGCACACAGGCTGCTGTCAGAACGGAACGGTTTCAGGACGCGGTCCGGATAGCGTCCGGCGGCTTTCTGCTGACGACGCTGATCGGAATCATCGTCGGTCTGACCGCGGCGACGCTGCTGAAGGAAATGCTGCGGCGGCATCTGATTGCCGACCACCTGCAAAGCCCGTTCGCATTGATGATCGTCGTCGCTGCATTTACAGCGTCGAATGTGCTGCACCACGAATCGGGTCTGGTAACCGTCACCGTGATGGGAGTCGTGCTGGCGAATCAGCACACGATCAGCATTCGGCACATCGTCGAGTTCAAGGAAAACCTGAGCGTGCTGCTGATTTCCAGCCTGTTCATTTTGCTTTCGGCCAGGCTGAATCTTCAGGACTTCACATCGCTTGGCTGGCGAGGTCCGGCGTTTGTGGCGTTTGTCATTCTGGTCGCACGGCCGATCAGCGTCATGCTGTCGACGTTCGGCAGCGGGCTGAAGATGAACGAACGGCTGTTTCTGTCGTGGCTGGCTCCGCGAGGCATCGTGGCGGCGGCGGTCGCATCCGTCTTCGCCCTGGAACTGGGCCCCGGTACGGGTCTGGTGCCGGCGGTGTTCCTGGTCATTGTCGGCACGGTCCTGGTGTACGGGCTGACCGCCGGTCCGGTTGCACGGCGGCTGGGACTCAGCGTGTCCGATCCGCAGGGTGTGCTGATCGCCAGCGCCCATCCCGGCGCGCGAGCGATCGCGAAAGTGCTGGCGAGCCAGGGGATCGCCGTGCGTCTGGTCGACACAAACGCCTACAACCTGCGGCAAGCCAGGATGGAAGGCATGCAGACGCTGAATGCCAATGTGTTGTCGGATTCCGTACTGGAGATTCTGGATCTGGGAGGCATCGGCCGGTTGTTCGCGCTGACTCCCAACGATGAAGTCAACAGCCTGGCCTGCGATCACTTCACGGAATTGTTTGGCCGGAAGGAGGTCTATCGACTCAGCGTCAGCAGGGCGAGATCTCAGCGGCAGGACAAATCCGCCGAAGTTCTCTCCGGACGTGTGCTCTTCGACAACGCGGCCACCTACGAAGCGCTCGACCTTCGCTTCGCCGCCGGAGCGGTTGTGAAGGCGACAAAGCTGACAAACGAATTCGGCCTGAACGATCTGCTGCAGCGGTACGGCGATTCCGCGCTGATTCTGTTCGCCATCGACGACAAGGGAAAGATGATTGTCTGCACGGCCGATCTGGAAACAACCTTCCATGCCGGCCAGACAATCATCGCGCTCGTGGATGAGCAGGCGAACGACAAAGCGACGGCGACTTCCCGCTGA
- a CDS encoding phytanoyl-CoA dioxygenase family protein — MAQPYRGRTDRVSADDRLPDRCAGTGYVFTRGFFQRTHPGSPGISMHTDGQPHGSNLFGWEGSCPRLLRVLYYLDELTPDRAPFRLIPRSHLSFHADASPYVRYKWHPEEITLVCPPGTAVIVPSMLLHASHPNRDSQPRELLQFGYRPAWAGPIQPVDEWDPELVAGAPEIARPFLQSLNTSGHVWEQPHKPPGMKTEAPGINPSRWGD; from the coding sequence GTGGCTCAGCCGTACCGCGGCCGAACTGATCGGGTTTCCGCCGATGATCGACTTCCTGACAGATGTGCTGGGACCGGATATGTGTTCACGCGAGGATTCTTTCAGCGAACTCACCCCGGTTCGCCGGGCATCTCGATGCACACCGACGGCCAGCCTCACGGATCGAATCTGTTCGGCTGGGAAGGAAGCTGTCCGCGACTGCTGCGGGTTCTGTATTACCTTGACGAACTGACGCCCGACCGCGCTCCGTTCCGTTTGATTCCGCGATCGCATCTGTCGTTTCATGCCGACGCCAGTCCGTATGTGCGATACAAGTGGCATCCGGAAGAAATCACGCTTGTCTGTCCGCCGGGAACAGCCGTGATTGTGCCGTCGATGCTGCTGCACGCGTCTCACCCGAATCGGGATTCGCAGCCTCGCGAACTGCTGCAGTTCGGATATCGCCCGGCGTGGGCCGGTCCGATTCAGCCGGTCGATGAGTGGGATCCGGAACTGGTTGCGGGTGCTCCTGAGATTGCCCGGCCGTTTCTGCAAAGCCTGAACACATCCGGCCACGTCTGGGAACAGCCGCACAAGCCCCCGGGGATGAAAACGGAAGCTCCCGGCATCAACCCCAGCCGGTGGGGCGACTGA